The Procambarus clarkii isolate CNS0578487 chromosome 24, FALCON_Pclarkii_2.0, whole genome shotgun sequence genome includes a region encoding these proteins:
- the raw gene encoding uncharacterized protein raw isoform X4, translating into MVRLPPPRRSLSSPCNVFMTVHEMLHVARECSTREAAGHLLTFGEFCLFTTELRQCYDRETPRPPPLSKLSEKSCVEKKRSERKMSSESSPKYEVFLGGSCNPTTWRQNVAIPMLKNQGISFYNPQVSHWEEALIEQEYQAKQTASVLFFVLDRNTRNVASMIEASYMAGCRRKLVVVMDSYAGPGQLINGEALSELEYEDLTSGLHTVQDVLERQGIPVFDEIDHALNCTAKILRENLHPQDLGAEDQVQPIKYPYLQLGDKLIKLHDTFVNTNSEQISLAEARVAYKVVTNKDLTTEELRDIVAAKKGMSIQELNGTELPLNDVYLTFDEFCCIVAEFKNQHLESRRLWDVFTHSVQKVLGWALPRRPLRPINSTGGRDIYLGGSIGNRVTWREDIAIPMLLKHGLTYFNPAAGACSGRLLPMEAALMEHSRVMLFVITDTTRGVSAMALASHYIGLGCNVVLCIQMITEESLVNGERLSRLAIKDYNRGRSYLTDQANKDGIPVFINIQEAVECAVGKCRTR; encoded by the exons TGCATGAGATGCTGCACGTGGCGCGGGAGTGCTCGACGAGGGAGGCGGCAGGCCACCTCCTAACATTCGGAGAGTTCTGCCTCTTCACCACCGAACTCCGACAATGTTACGACAGAGA GACCCCGCGGCCACCCCCCCTCTCCAAACTTTCCGAAAAATCATGTGTGGAAAAGAAAAGAAGTGAAAGAAAAATGTCAA GTGAGTCATCTCCAAAGTATGAAGTATTCCTGGGTGGGTCGTGCAATCCCACAACCTGGCGGCAGAATGTAGCCATCCCCATGCTGAAAAACCAAGGCATATCTTTCTATAACCCG CAAGTGTCTCACTGGGAAGAGGCATTGATAGAGCAGGAATATCAAGCCAAACAAACTGCATcagttttgttttttgttttggaCCGCAATACCCGAAATGTTGCCTCAATGATTGAAGCGTCGTATATGGCTGGCTGCCGTCGCAAGCTGGTGGTTGTCATGGACTCCTACGCTGGCCCTGGGCAGCTCATTAATGGGGAGGCTCTATCTGAACT AGAGTACGAAGATCTGACTAGTGGCCTCCACACAGTTCAAGACGTGCTAGAGCGTCAGGGAATCCCAGTCTTTGATGAAATTGATCATGCcctcaactgtacagctaag ATATTACGGGAGAACCTTCACCCTCAGGATTTGGGTGCAGAAGATCAAGTTCAACCTATTAAATACCCTTATCTTCAATTGGGAGATAAACTTAT aaaACTGCACGATACCTTTGTCAACACAAATTCAGAACAAATATCATTAGCAGAG GCTCGTGTAGCATATAAGGTGGTGACAAACAAGGACCTGACTACGGAGGAGCTACGAGATATTGTTGCTGCCAAAAAAG GTATGAGTATACAAGAACTAAATGGTACAGAACTCCCACTAAATGACGTATACCTTACATTTGATGAATTCTGCTGTATAGTTGCTGAGTTTAAGAACCAACATTTAGAAAGCCGGAGATTGTGGGACGTCTTCACTCATTCTGTACAGAAGGTATTAG GTTGGGCGTTGCCGCGCAGACCGTTGCGGCCAATCAACAGCACTGGTGGTCGAGACATCTATTTAGGAGGTTCTATAGGAAATCGAGTAACCTGGCGCGAAGATATCGCCATTCCTATGCTTCTGAAGCATGGGCTGACATACTTCAATCCTGCGGCAGGTGCCTGCTCGGGACGTTTGTTGCCAATGGAAGCTGCACTGATGGAACACTCAAGAGTGATGCTCTTTGTTATCACCGACACAACCAGAGGTGTTTCAGCCATGGCACTT GCCTCTCACTACATTGGGCTTGGTTGTAATGTTGTACTTTGCATCCAGATGATAACTGAAGAATCACTTGTCAATGGAGAAAGG CTCTCTAGACTAGCAATCAAGGATTACAACAGGGGAAGAAGTTACCTCACTGACCAGGCTAACAAGGATGGAATCCCTGTTTTCATAAACATCCAGGAAGCTGTCGAGTGTGCAGTTGGCAAGTGTCGTACGAGATAG
- the raw gene encoding uncharacterized protein raw isoform X5, which yields MSGPSSSTPVHEMLHVARECSTREAAGHLLTFGEFCLFTTELRQCYDRETPRPPPLSKLSEKSCVEKKRSERKMSSESSPKYEVFLGGSCNPTTWRQNVAIPMLKNQGISFYNPQVSHWEEALIEQEYQAKQTASVLFFVLDRNTRNVASMIEASYMAGCRRKLVVVMDSYAGPGQLINGEALSELEYEDLTSGLHTVQDVLERQGIPVFDEIDHALNCTAKILRENLHPQDLGAEDQVQPIKYPYLQLGDKLIKLHDTFVNTNSEQISLAEARVAYKVVTNKDLTTEELRDIVAAKKGMSIQELNGTELPLNDVYLTFDEFCCIVAEFKNQHLESRRLWDVFTHSVQKVLGWALPRRPLRPINSTGGRDIYLGGSIGNRVTWREDIAIPMLLKHGLTYFNPAAGACSGRLLPMEAALMEHSRVMLFVITDTTRGVSAMALASHYIGLGCNVVLCIQMITEESLVNGERLSRLAIKDYNRGRSYLTDQANKDGIPVFINIQEAVECAVGKCRTR from the exons TGCATGAGATGCTGCACGTGGCGCGGGAGTGCTCGACGAGGGAGGCGGCAGGCCACCTCCTAACATTCGGAGAGTTCTGCCTCTTCACCACCGAACTCCGACAATGTTACGACAGAGA GACCCCGCGGCCACCCCCCCTCTCCAAACTTTCCGAAAAATCATGTGTGGAAAAGAAAAGAAGTGAAAGAAAAATGTCAA GTGAGTCATCTCCAAAGTATGAAGTATTCCTGGGTGGGTCGTGCAATCCCACAACCTGGCGGCAGAATGTAGCCATCCCCATGCTGAAAAACCAAGGCATATCTTTCTATAACCCG CAAGTGTCTCACTGGGAAGAGGCATTGATAGAGCAGGAATATCAAGCCAAACAAACTGCATcagttttgttttttgttttggaCCGCAATACCCGAAATGTTGCCTCAATGATTGAAGCGTCGTATATGGCTGGCTGCCGTCGCAAGCTGGTGGTTGTCATGGACTCCTACGCTGGCCCTGGGCAGCTCATTAATGGGGAGGCTCTATCTGAACT AGAGTACGAAGATCTGACTAGTGGCCTCCACACAGTTCAAGACGTGCTAGAGCGTCAGGGAATCCCAGTCTTTGATGAAATTGATCATGCcctcaactgtacagctaag ATATTACGGGAGAACCTTCACCCTCAGGATTTGGGTGCAGAAGATCAAGTTCAACCTATTAAATACCCTTATCTTCAATTGGGAGATAAACTTAT aaaACTGCACGATACCTTTGTCAACACAAATTCAGAACAAATATCATTAGCAGAG GCTCGTGTAGCATATAAGGTGGTGACAAACAAGGACCTGACTACGGAGGAGCTACGAGATATTGTTGCTGCCAAAAAAG GTATGAGTATACAAGAACTAAATGGTACAGAACTCCCACTAAATGACGTATACCTTACATTTGATGAATTCTGCTGTATAGTTGCTGAGTTTAAGAACCAACATTTAGAAAGCCGGAGATTGTGGGACGTCTTCACTCATTCTGTACAGAAGGTATTAG GTTGGGCGTTGCCGCGCAGACCGTTGCGGCCAATCAACAGCACTGGTGGTCGAGACATCTATTTAGGAGGTTCTATAGGAAATCGAGTAACCTGGCGCGAAGATATCGCCATTCCTATGCTTCTGAAGCATGGGCTGACATACTTCAATCCTGCGGCAGGTGCCTGCTCGGGACGTTTGTTGCCAATGGAAGCTGCACTGATGGAACACTCAAGAGTGATGCTCTTTGTTATCACCGACACAACCAGAGGTGTTTCAGCCATGGCACTT GCCTCTCACTACATTGGGCTTGGTTGTAATGTTGTACTTTGCATCCAGATGATAACTGAAGAATCACTTGTCAATGGAGAAAGG CTCTCTAGACTAGCAATCAAGGATTACAACAGGGGAAGAAGTTACCTCACTGACCAGGCTAACAAGGATGGAATCCCTGTTTTCATAAACATCCAGGAAGCTGTCGAGTGTGCAGTTGGCAAGTGTCGTACGAGATAG
- the raw gene encoding uncharacterized protein raw isoform X6, translating to MVRAPVHEMLHVARECSTREAAGHLLTFGEFCLFTTELRQCYDRETPRPPPLSKLSEKSCVEKKRSERKMSSESSPKYEVFLGGSCNPTTWRQNVAIPMLKNQGISFYNPQVSHWEEALIEQEYQAKQTASVLFFVLDRNTRNVASMIEASYMAGCRRKLVVVMDSYAGPGQLINGEALSELEYEDLTSGLHTVQDVLERQGIPVFDEIDHALNCTAKILRENLHPQDLGAEDQVQPIKYPYLQLGDKLIKLHDTFVNTNSEQISLAEARVAYKVVTNKDLTTEELRDIVAAKKGMSIQELNGTELPLNDVYLTFDEFCCIVAEFKNQHLESRRLWDVFTHSVQKVLGWALPRRPLRPINSTGGRDIYLGGSIGNRVTWREDIAIPMLLKHGLTYFNPAAGACSGRLLPMEAALMEHSRVMLFVITDTTRGVSAMALASHYIGLGCNVVLCIQMITEESLVNGERLSRLAIKDYNRGRSYLTDQANKDGIPVFINIQEAVECAVGKCRTR from the exons TGCATGAGATGCTGCACGTGGCGCGGGAGTGCTCGACGAGGGAGGCGGCAGGCCACCTCCTAACATTCGGAGAGTTCTGCCTCTTCACCACCGAACTCCGACAATGTTACGACAGAGA GACCCCGCGGCCACCCCCCCTCTCCAAACTTTCCGAAAAATCATGTGTGGAAAAGAAAAGAAGTGAAAGAAAAATGTCAA GTGAGTCATCTCCAAAGTATGAAGTATTCCTGGGTGGGTCGTGCAATCCCACAACCTGGCGGCAGAATGTAGCCATCCCCATGCTGAAAAACCAAGGCATATCTTTCTATAACCCG CAAGTGTCTCACTGGGAAGAGGCATTGATAGAGCAGGAATATCAAGCCAAACAAACTGCATcagttttgttttttgttttggaCCGCAATACCCGAAATGTTGCCTCAATGATTGAAGCGTCGTATATGGCTGGCTGCCGTCGCAAGCTGGTGGTTGTCATGGACTCCTACGCTGGCCCTGGGCAGCTCATTAATGGGGAGGCTCTATCTGAACT AGAGTACGAAGATCTGACTAGTGGCCTCCACACAGTTCAAGACGTGCTAGAGCGTCAGGGAATCCCAGTCTTTGATGAAATTGATCATGCcctcaactgtacagctaag ATATTACGGGAGAACCTTCACCCTCAGGATTTGGGTGCAGAAGATCAAGTTCAACCTATTAAATACCCTTATCTTCAATTGGGAGATAAACTTAT aaaACTGCACGATACCTTTGTCAACACAAATTCAGAACAAATATCATTAGCAGAG GCTCGTGTAGCATATAAGGTGGTGACAAACAAGGACCTGACTACGGAGGAGCTACGAGATATTGTTGCTGCCAAAAAAG GTATGAGTATACAAGAACTAAATGGTACAGAACTCCCACTAAATGACGTATACCTTACATTTGATGAATTCTGCTGTATAGTTGCTGAGTTTAAGAACCAACATTTAGAAAGCCGGAGATTGTGGGACGTCTTCACTCATTCTGTACAGAAGGTATTAG GTTGGGCGTTGCCGCGCAGACCGTTGCGGCCAATCAACAGCACTGGTGGTCGAGACATCTATTTAGGAGGTTCTATAGGAAATCGAGTAACCTGGCGCGAAGATATCGCCATTCCTATGCTTCTGAAGCATGGGCTGACATACTTCAATCCTGCGGCAGGTGCCTGCTCGGGACGTTTGTTGCCAATGGAAGCTGCACTGATGGAACACTCAAGAGTGATGCTCTTTGTTATCACCGACACAACCAGAGGTGTTTCAGCCATGGCACTT GCCTCTCACTACATTGGGCTTGGTTGTAATGTTGTACTTTGCATCCAGATGATAACTGAAGAATCACTTGTCAATGGAGAAAGG CTCTCTAGACTAGCAATCAAGGATTACAACAGGGGAAGAAGTTACCTCACTGACCAGGCTAACAAGGATGGAATCCCTGTTTTCATAAACATCCAGGAAGCTGTCGAGTGTGCAGTTGGCAAGTGTCGTACGAGATAG
- the raw gene encoding uncharacterized protein raw isoform X7 — protein sequence MHEMLHVARECSTREAAGHLLTFGEFCLFTTELRQCYDRETPRPPPLSKLSEKSCVEKKRSERKMSSESSPKYEVFLGGSCNPTTWRQNVAIPMLKNQGISFYNPQVSHWEEALIEQEYQAKQTASVLFFVLDRNTRNVASMIEASYMAGCRRKLVVVMDSYAGPGQLINGEALSELEYEDLTSGLHTVQDVLERQGIPVFDEIDHALNCTAKILRENLHPQDLGAEDQVQPIKYPYLQLGDKLIKLHDTFVNTNSEQISLAEARVAYKVVTNKDLTTEELRDIVAAKKGMSIQELNGTELPLNDVYLTFDEFCCIVAEFKNQHLESRRLWDVFTHSVQKVLGWALPRRPLRPINSTGGRDIYLGGSIGNRVTWREDIAIPMLLKHGLTYFNPAAGACSGRLLPMEAALMEHSRVMLFVITDTTRGVSAMALASHYIGLGCNVVLCIQMITEESLVNGERLSRLAIKDYNRGRSYLTDQANKDGIPVFINIQEAVECAVGKCRTR from the exons TGCATGAGATGCTGCACGTGGCGCGGGAGTGCTCGACGAGGGAGGCGGCAGGCCACCTCCTAACATTCGGAGAGTTCTGCCTCTTCACCACCGAACTCCGACAATGTTACGACAGAGA GACCCCGCGGCCACCCCCCCTCTCCAAACTTTCCGAAAAATCATGTGTGGAAAAGAAAAGAAGTGAAAGAAAAATGTCAA GTGAGTCATCTCCAAAGTATGAAGTATTCCTGGGTGGGTCGTGCAATCCCACAACCTGGCGGCAGAATGTAGCCATCCCCATGCTGAAAAACCAAGGCATATCTTTCTATAACCCG CAAGTGTCTCACTGGGAAGAGGCATTGATAGAGCAGGAATATCAAGCCAAACAAACTGCATcagttttgttttttgttttggaCCGCAATACCCGAAATGTTGCCTCAATGATTGAAGCGTCGTATATGGCTGGCTGCCGTCGCAAGCTGGTGGTTGTCATGGACTCCTACGCTGGCCCTGGGCAGCTCATTAATGGGGAGGCTCTATCTGAACT AGAGTACGAAGATCTGACTAGTGGCCTCCACACAGTTCAAGACGTGCTAGAGCGTCAGGGAATCCCAGTCTTTGATGAAATTGATCATGCcctcaactgtacagctaag ATATTACGGGAGAACCTTCACCCTCAGGATTTGGGTGCAGAAGATCAAGTTCAACCTATTAAATACCCTTATCTTCAATTGGGAGATAAACTTAT aaaACTGCACGATACCTTTGTCAACACAAATTCAGAACAAATATCATTAGCAGAG GCTCGTGTAGCATATAAGGTGGTGACAAACAAGGACCTGACTACGGAGGAGCTACGAGATATTGTTGCTGCCAAAAAAG GTATGAGTATACAAGAACTAAATGGTACAGAACTCCCACTAAATGACGTATACCTTACATTTGATGAATTCTGCTGTATAGTTGCTGAGTTTAAGAACCAACATTTAGAAAGCCGGAGATTGTGGGACGTCTTCACTCATTCTGTACAGAAGGTATTAG GTTGGGCGTTGCCGCGCAGACCGTTGCGGCCAATCAACAGCACTGGTGGTCGAGACATCTATTTAGGAGGTTCTATAGGAAATCGAGTAACCTGGCGCGAAGATATCGCCATTCCTATGCTTCTGAAGCATGGGCTGACATACTTCAATCCTGCGGCAGGTGCCTGCTCGGGACGTTTGTTGCCAATGGAAGCTGCACTGATGGAACACTCAAGAGTGATGCTCTTTGTTATCACCGACACAACCAGAGGTGTTTCAGCCATGGCACTT GCCTCTCACTACATTGGGCTTGGTTGTAATGTTGTACTTTGCATCCAGATGATAACTGAAGAATCACTTGTCAATGGAGAAAGG CTCTCTAGACTAGCAATCAAGGATTACAACAGGGGAAGAAGTTACCTCACTGACCAGGCTAACAAGGATGGAATCCCTGTTTTCATAAACATCCAGGAAGCTGTCGAGTGTGCAGTTGGCAAGTGTCGTACGAGATAG
- the raw gene encoding uncharacterized protein raw isoform X3, whose product MMSATVYGEVTRWLSEAVEAVSGSGRQTIPASLLPRLLASMGLFPSHAQVHEMLHVARECSTREAAGHLLTFGEFCLFTTELRQCYDRETPRPPPLSKLSEKSCVEKKRSERKMSSESSPKYEVFLGGSCNPTTWRQNVAIPMLKNQGISFYNPQVSHWEEALIEQEYQAKQTASVLFFVLDRNTRNVASMIEASYMAGCRRKLVVVMDSYAGPGQLINGEALSELEYEDLTSGLHTVQDVLERQGIPVFDEIDHALNCTAKILRENLHPQDLGAEDQVQPIKYPYLQLGDKLIKLHDTFVNTNSEQISLAEARVAYKVVTNKDLTTEELRDIVAAKKGMSIQELNGTELPLNDVYLTFDEFCCIVAEFKNQHLESRRLWDVFTHSVQKVLGWALPRRPLRPINSTGGRDIYLGGSIGNRVTWREDIAIPMLLKHGLTYFNPAAGACSGRLLPMEAALMEHSRVMLFVITDTTRGVSAMALASHYIGLGCNVVLCIQMITEESLVNGERLSRLAIKDYNRGRSYLTDQANKDGIPVFINIQEAVECAVGKCRTR is encoded by the exons TGCATGAGATGCTGCACGTGGCGCGGGAGTGCTCGACGAGGGAGGCGGCAGGCCACCTCCTAACATTCGGAGAGTTCTGCCTCTTCACCACCGAACTCCGACAATGTTACGACAGAGA GACCCCGCGGCCACCCCCCCTCTCCAAACTTTCCGAAAAATCATGTGTGGAAAAGAAAAGAAGTGAAAGAAAAATGTCAA GTGAGTCATCTCCAAAGTATGAAGTATTCCTGGGTGGGTCGTGCAATCCCACAACCTGGCGGCAGAATGTAGCCATCCCCATGCTGAAAAACCAAGGCATATCTTTCTATAACCCG CAAGTGTCTCACTGGGAAGAGGCATTGATAGAGCAGGAATATCAAGCCAAACAAACTGCATcagttttgttttttgttttggaCCGCAATACCCGAAATGTTGCCTCAATGATTGAAGCGTCGTATATGGCTGGCTGCCGTCGCAAGCTGGTGGTTGTCATGGACTCCTACGCTGGCCCTGGGCAGCTCATTAATGGGGAGGCTCTATCTGAACT AGAGTACGAAGATCTGACTAGTGGCCTCCACACAGTTCAAGACGTGCTAGAGCGTCAGGGAATCCCAGTCTTTGATGAAATTGATCATGCcctcaactgtacagctaag ATATTACGGGAGAACCTTCACCCTCAGGATTTGGGTGCAGAAGATCAAGTTCAACCTATTAAATACCCTTATCTTCAATTGGGAGATAAACTTAT aaaACTGCACGATACCTTTGTCAACACAAATTCAGAACAAATATCATTAGCAGAG GCTCGTGTAGCATATAAGGTGGTGACAAACAAGGACCTGACTACGGAGGAGCTACGAGATATTGTTGCTGCCAAAAAAG GTATGAGTATACAAGAACTAAATGGTACAGAACTCCCACTAAATGACGTATACCTTACATTTGATGAATTCTGCTGTATAGTTGCTGAGTTTAAGAACCAACATTTAGAAAGCCGGAGATTGTGGGACGTCTTCACTCATTCTGTACAGAAGGTATTAG GTTGGGCGTTGCCGCGCAGACCGTTGCGGCCAATCAACAGCACTGGTGGTCGAGACATCTATTTAGGAGGTTCTATAGGAAATCGAGTAACCTGGCGCGAAGATATCGCCATTCCTATGCTTCTGAAGCATGGGCTGACATACTTCAATCCTGCGGCAGGTGCCTGCTCGGGACGTTTGTTGCCAATGGAAGCTGCACTGATGGAACACTCAAGAGTGATGCTCTTTGTTATCACCGACACAACCAGAGGTGTTTCAGCCATGGCACTT GCCTCTCACTACATTGGGCTTGGTTGTAATGTTGTACTTTGCATCCAGATGATAACTGAAGAATCACTTGTCAATGGAGAAAGG CTCTCTAGACTAGCAATCAAGGATTACAACAGGGGAAGAAGTTACCTCACTGACCAGGCTAACAAGGATGGAATCCCTGTTTTCATAAACATCCAGGAAGCTGTCGAGTGTGCAGTTGGCAAGTGTCGTACGAGATAG